In one Streptomyces sp. NBC_00597 genomic region, the following are encoded:
- a CDS encoding NUDIX hydrolase, with protein sequence MTTPNDQPARPVRAVPQPNAVVGVGLVVADADGRVLLGQAHDGRWELPGGKVDPGEGFEQAAARELAEETDLRVAPGDVRVVAVQLSPRAGVTRLTAAAVTTAAEGTPRVTEPHKILRWQWFAPDEIPDALYAPSTAVLRAWRPELGATLPPEPSYDYPTP encoded by the coding sequence ATGACGACGCCGAACGACCAGCCCGCGCGCCCGGTACGGGCCGTCCCGCAGCCCAACGCCGTCGTCGGCGTGGGGCTGGTCGTGGCCGACGCCGACGGGCGGGTGCTCCTGGGTCAGGCGCACGACGGCCGCTGGGAGCTGCCCGGCGGCAAGGTCGACCCCGGGGAGGGCTTCGAGCAGGCCGCCGCCCGCGAACTGGCCGAGGAAACGGACCTGCGGGTGGCCCCCGGGGACGTCCGGGTCGTGGCGGTCCAGCTGTCGCCGAGGGCCGGGGTGACGCGCCTGACCGCGGCGGCGGTCACCACCGCCGCCGAAGGCACCCCCCGGGTCACCGAACCGCACAAGATCCTGCGCTGGCAGTGGTTCGCCCCGGACGAGATCCCGGACGCCCTGTACGCCCCGTCGACGGCGGTCCTGCGCGCCTGGCGTCCCGAGCTGGGGGCGACCCTGCCGCCCGAGCCCTCGTACGACTACCCGACGCCGTAG
- a CDS encoding DUF6400 family protein, whose protein sequence is MAPHQPTSPTGPDTPALIDFTVDLTAQEVLRRAQVMDALGPDWDPIEVLRGEEAAYDLLYSGLDAEQQRVYDGLVAAGVLAPRGDGRAAA, encoded by the coding sequence ATGGCCCCACACCAGCCCACATCGCCCACCGGCCCGGACACCCCCGCGCTGATCGACTTCACCGTCGACCTCACCGCACAGGAGGTCCTCCGGCGAGCCCAGGTCATGGACGCCCTCGGCCCCGACTGGGACCCGATCGAGGTACTGCGCGGCGAGGAGGCGGCGTACGACCTGCTGTACTCCGGTCTCGACGCGGAGCAGCAGCGCGTGTACGACGGTCTCGTCGCGGCCGGAGTCCTCGCCCCGCGCGGAGACGGCCGTGCTGCCGCTTGA
- a CDS encoding sensor domain-containing protein, with translation MSGSASPLVPPVAVWAVMRRPWRFLGSWWPWRCWAYLGSGFPLGYAVLVVLVLLVGLGVLLAVAGVGLLLLLAAVAGAVPLGELERRRLRWADPAPVADPHTSLAGAGAAAWLRTRLRERATWRELGYAALLGTVFGAAGFGVLALLAFSLLLVAAPVIVWALAPETVMLIPGRAVTGPLEALGATATGLAGLVLAAYAGALIAGAQVRTARLLLGPREEDGRVLELTRSRIRLVEAFEAERRRIERDLHDGAQQQLVALSMTLGLAELRLRRIPEAAEAAALVGRGRAEAKLALEQLRDLVRGIHPQVLTDHGLAAAVAEVALRHPVPVTLDLAHLPRLPEPVETTAYFTVTEALANAAKHSGASHVDVAGRVEGDRLTLTVTDDGRGGADPGAGAGLAGLADRVAMLQGRLTVSSPVGGPTQLRVEVPCSG, from the coding sequence ATGTCCGGATCCGCCTCCCCCCTCGTCCCCCCGGTGGCCGTGTGGGCGGTGATGCGGAGGCCGTGGCGCTTCCTCGGGTCGTGGTGGCCGTGGCGGTGCTGGGCCTACCTGGGCAGCGGGTTCCCCCTCGGGTACGCGGTGCTGGTGGTGCTGGTCCTGCTCGTGGGTCTCGGGGTGCTGCTGGCGGTCGCCGGGGTCGGACTCCTGCTCCTGCTCGCCGCCGTGGCCGGCGCCGTGCCGCTCGGCGAGTTGGAGCGGCGCCGGCTGCGGTGGGCTGACCCGGCGCCGGTCGCCGATCCGCACACCTCGCTCGCCGGGGCCGGCGCCGCCGCCTGGCTGCGCACCCGGCTGCGGGAGCGCGCCACTTGGCGGGAGCTCGGGTACGCGGCGCTGCTCGGGACGGTGTTCGGAGCGGCCGGGTTCGGGGTGCTGGCGCTCCTGGCGTTCTCGTTGCTCCTGGTGGCGGCCCCGGTCATCGTGTGGGCGCTCGCCCCCGAGACGGTGATGCTGATACCCGGCCGGGCGGTCACGGGCCCGCTGGAGGCGCTGGGCGCAACGGCCACCGGGCTGGCGGGGCTGGTGCTGGCCGCGTACGCGGGTGCGCTGATCGCCGGGGCGCAGGTGCGGACGGCCCGGCTGCTGCTCGGCCCGCGCGAGGAGGACGGCCGGGTGCTGGAGCTGACCCGGTCGCGGATAAGGCTCGTGGAGGCCTTCGAGGCGGAGCGCCGGCGCATCGAACGCGACCTGCACGACGGGGCTCAGCAGCAACTGGTGGCCCTCAGCATGACGTTGGGCCTCGCAGAGCTGCGGCTGCGCCGGATCCCGGAGGCGGCCGAGGCCGCGGCGCTGGTCGGGCGCGGACGCGCCGAGGCGAAGCTGGCCCTGGAGCAGCTGCGGGACCTCGTCCGCGGCATCCACCCCCAGGTGCTGACCGACCACGGGCTGGCGGCGGCCGTCGCCGAGGTGGCGCTGCGCCATCCCGTACCGGTCACGCTGGACCTCGCGCACCTGCCCCGACTGCCCGAACCAGTGGAGACCACCGCCTACTTCACCGTCACCGAGGCCCTCGCCAACGCCGCCAAGCACAGCGGTGCCTCGCACGTCGACGTCGCCGGTAGGGTCGAGGGGGACCGGCTCACTCTCACCGTCACCGACGACGGCCGCGGCGGCGCCGATCCCGGCGCGGGAGCGGGCCTGGCGGGTCTCGCGGACAGGGTGGCGATGTTGCAGGGCAGGCTGACGGTGTCCAGTCCGGTGGGCGGGCCGACGCAACTGCGCGTGGAGGTCCCGTGCTCCGGGTGA
- a CDS encoding response regulator transcription factor → MLRVILAEDSVLLRAGLTELLTLGGHRVLAAVGDAPALLEAVAAERPDVVVTDVRMPPGLRDEGLRAALELRSRDASLPVLVLSQYVATAYAARLFTGGSAAGLGYLLKDRVGEVAEFLDALERVHGGQTVIDPEVVRVLLAPPTSADRPLARLTPREREVLALMAEGFNNQAVAARLFITEASVVKHSGSIFTKLDLDPAEGNRRVLAVLAHLRGRGGA, encoded by the coding sequence GTGCTCCGGGTGATCCTCGCCGAGGACTCCGTCCTGCTGCGCGCCGGGCTGACGGAACTCCTGACCCTCGGCGGCCACCGGGTGCTCGCCGCCGTCGGCGACGCCCCCGCCCTGCTGGAGGCGGTGGCGGCCGAGCGGCCCGACGTGGTCGTCACGGACGTACGGATGCCGCCCGGGCTGCGCGACGAGGGACTGCGGGCCGCGCTCGAACTGCGTTCCCGCGACGCCTCGTTGCCGGTCCTGGTGCTCTCGCAGTACGTGGCCACGGCGTACGCGGCCCGGTTGTTCACCGGAGGTTCGGCGGCCGGGCTCGGCTACCTGCTCAAGGACCGGGTCGGCGAGGTGGCCGAGTTCCTCGACGCTCTGGAACGGGTCCACGGGGGCCAGACGGTCATCGACCCGGAGGTGGTGCGCGTGCTGCTCGCACCACCGACGTCGGCGGACCGGCCGCTGGCCCGTCTCACGCCCCGGGAGCGGGAGGTGCTCGCCCTGATGGCGGAGGGCTTCAACAACCAGGCGGTGGCGGCCCGCCTGTTCATCACCGAGGCCTCCGTCGTGAAGCACTCCGGCAGCATCTTCACGAAGCTGGACCTGGACCCGGCGGAGGGCAACCGCCGCGTCCTGGCCGTCCTGGCCCACCTGCGGGGCCGGGGCGGCGCGTAG
- a CDS encoding NAD(P)/FAD-dependent oxidoreductase, producing the protein MDNSFDVVVVGGGTAGLAGALTLVRARRSVLVLDSGSPRNAPAAHLHGYLGRDGASPGQLLAVGRAEVAGYGGAFRSGAAGTALAVDRLPDGGFLVRCADGSAVRADRLLIATGLVDELPELAGLGERWGRDVLHCPYCHGWEVRDEPIAVLATGPLAVHQAQLWRNWSERVTLLAHTWPLTGEDRELMSALGVAVVEGEVAGLDVVGDRLTGVTLAGGAAVACTALVVAPRFTARAGVPRSLGLPVVTVERAGVAIGTCLEADPETGATALRGVWAAGNVAGPLEQLAGAAAAGVRAAVSVNTDLCEAQARTALEAHRARRGGAGPA; encoded by the coding sequence ATGGACAACTCGTTCGACGTCGTGGTCGTGGGCGGCGGGACCGCCGGACTCGCCGGGGCGCTGACCCTGGTCCGGGCCCGTCGCTCGGTGCTGGTGCTCGACTCCGGCAGCCCCCGCAACGCCCCCGCCGCCCACCTGCACGGCTACCTCGGCCGGGACGGCGCGAGCCCGGGGCAGCTGCTGGCGGTGGGGCGGGCGGAGGTCGCCGGGTACGGGGGCGCGTTCCGCTCCGGGGCGGCCGGCACCGCCCTCGCCGTGGACCGGCTCCCCGACGGCGGATTCCTGGTCCGGTGCGCCGACGGGTCGGCGGTGCGGGCCGACCGGCTGCTGATCGCCACCGGCCTGGTGGACGAGCTGCCGGAGCTCGCGGGGCTGGGGGAGCGCTGGGGCCGGGACGTGCTGCACTGCCCGTACTGCCACGGCTGGGAGGTCCGCGACGAGCCGATCGCGGTGCTGGCCACCGGCCCGCTCGCCGTGCACCAGGCGCAGCTGTGGCGGAACTGGAGCGAGCGGGTCACCCTGCTCGCCCACACCTGGCCGCTCACCGGCGAGGACCGGGAGCTGATGTCCGCCCTGGGCGTCGCGGTGGTGGAGGGCGAGGTGGCCGGCCTCGACGTCGTCGGTGACCGGCTGACCGGAGTGACCCTGGCCGGCGGCGCGGCCGTGGCCTGTACGGCCCTCGTGGTGGCCCCGCGGTTCACCGCCCGCGCCGGGGTGCCGAGGAGCCTCGGGCTGCCCGTCGTCACGGTGGAGCGGGCCGGGGTGGCGATCGGCACCTGCCTGGAAGCGGATCCGGAGACCGGTGCCACCGCGCTGCGCGGCGTCTGGGCGGCCGGGAACGTGGCCGGCCCCCTGGAGCAGCTGGCCGGTGCGGCGGCGGCCGGCGTGCGGGCGGCGGTGTCGGTCAACACCGACCTGTGCGAGGCGCAGGCCCGCACGGCCCTCGAAGCCCACCGTGCGCGGCGGGGCGGCGCGGGCCCGGCGTAA
- a CDS encoding helix-turn-helix domain-containing protein — translation MRQRREELGLSQEDVAARLHISVRAYGNWERGLVKEWTDRKLLALAEALEMSERQRFWLFRVMVDRDPPPTWRAAEENRLPQDPAQRDYLCDYAALMESVPYPSFLVDHRWDVALTNSAFDKLFQSVRPHPTALPDDNFLRFVLFHPDAAAVLEDHEPAWCVPLLAQFANALAATPDDEGLSSIRQEVARDPFMEAAYRYGVPHWLSTHGADAAERDGAVRTVRHWDPRWGHVRCRMVAESSRMLDAMGLTRITMILSTPQGAATGPVRGSGATPLHQGPRLRAVPSLDD, via the coding sequence TTGCGCCAGCGTCGCGAAGAGCTGGGCCTGAGCCAGGAGGACGTCGCCGCGCGGCTGCACATCAGCGTCCGCGCCTACGGCAATTGGGAACGCGGCCTGGTCAAGGAGTGGACGGACCGCAAACTGCTCGCCCTGGCCGAGGCCTTGGAGATGAGCGAGCGGCAGCGCTTCTGGCTCTTCCGCGTCATGGTCGACCGGGACCCGCCGCCGACCTGGCGGGCGGCCGAGGAGAACAGGCTGCCCCAGGACCCCGCCCAGCGCGACTACCTGTGCGACTACGCGGCCCTGATGGAGTCCGTGCCCTACCCGAGCTTCCTGGTGGACCACCGCTGGGACGTGGCGCTCACCAACTCGGCCTTCGACAAGCTCTTCCAGTCGGTGCGCCCGCACCCGACCGCCCTGCCGGACGACAACTTCCTGCGCTTCGTGCTGTTCCACCCGGACGCCGCCGCCGTGCTGGAGGACCACGAACCGGCCTGGTGCGTACCGCTGTTGGCCCAGTTCGCGAACGCGCTGGCCGCGACCCCGGACGACGAGGGCCTGAGCAGCATCCGCCAGGAGGTGGCCCGCGACCCGTTCATGGAGGCGGCCTACCGCTACGGCGTGCCGCACTGGCTGAGCACCCACGGGGCCGATGCCGCCGAGCGCGACGGAGCCGTGCGGACCGTCCGCCACTGGGACCCGCGCTGGGGCCACGTGCGCTGCCGGATGGTGGCCGAATCCAGCCGCATGCTGGACGCGATGGGCCTCACCAGGATCACCATGATCCTGTCGACGCCGCAGGGCGCCGCGACGGGCCCGGTCCGGGGCTCCGGCGCCACCCCGCTCCACCAGGGACCCCGGCTGCGCGCCGTGCCGTCGCTGGACGACTGA
- a CDS encoding MAB_1171c family putative transporter, with product MNGQDYYIPAAALAVSLAFKLPALRNNWRDPLLRSVCALLILAGSVFTFAAPPTIVAVNRWTGVTNVSAPLVYCLITLFSAACLVLIVNWRGGPPEETRRISRRWMLGYAGVVVVLVVLFLLGETPVERLRDFDTYYANTPYIQQMIALYLTAHLVAAVVMVAMCWRWSLQVHGWLRIGLMIIVSGYVFNLSYDATKISAVIARWAGHDLDDLSTYIAPPLASVGALISAIGFVLPLLCQRLSDSWQTWTTYRRLGALWDEVQIGAPSGTPCVRMSWWAPAELRVIQRESDIHDGFLHLGPYFDLSRREDAYARALAGGAEEETALAVADAAMVAAAVRARSADPEGAVIGASEESVLDTLGGPRDLVRISHALRHSPVVAAVRRQVALTGGGPA from the coding sequence TTGAACGGCCAGGACTACTACATACCGGCAGCCGCCCTGGCGGTCTCGCTCGCCTTCAAGCTGCCGGCGCTACGGAACAACTGGCGCGACCCGCTCCTGCGGTCGGTCTGCGCCCTGCTGATCCTGGCCGGATCGGTGTTCACCTTCGCCGCGCCCCCCACCATCGTGGCGGTCAACCGCTGGACCGGCGTCACCAACGTCTCCGCCCCGCTCGTCTACTGCCTGATCACCCTGTTCAGCGCCGCCTGCCTGGTGCTCATCGTGAACTGGCGCGGCGGCCCGCCCGAAGAGACCCGGCGCATCTCGCGCCGCTGGATGCTCGGCTACGCCGGGGTCGTCGTGGTGCTGGTGGTGCTCTTCCTCCTCGGCGAGACCCCGGTCGAGCGGCTGCGCGACTTCGACACGTACTACGCCAACACCCCTTACATCCAGCAGATGATCGCCCTCTATCTGACGGCGCACCTGGTGGCGGCCGTCGTCATGGTGGCCATGTGCTGGCGCTGGTCCCTCCAGGTGCACGGCTGGCTGCGCATCGGCCTGATGATCATCGTGTCGGGCTACGTCTTCAACCTCAGCTACGACGCCACCAAGATCTCCGCCGTCATCGCCCGCTGGGCGGGCCACGACCTCGACGACCTGAGCACGTACATCGCCCCGCCGCTCGCCTCCGTCGGCGCACTGATCAGCGCGATCGGCTTCGTACTGCCCCTGCTGTGCCAGCGGTTGTCCGACAGCTGGCAGACCTGGACCACCTACCGGCGGCTCGGCGCGCTCTGGGACGAGGTGCAGATCGGCGCCCCCAGCGGTACGCCCTGTGTGCGGATGTCCTGGTGGGCCCCGGCGGAACTGCGGGTGATCCAGCGCGAGTCGGACATCCACGACGGATTCCTGCACCTGGGCCCGTACTTCGACCTGAGCCGCCGCGAGGACGCGTACGCGCGCGCCCTCGCGGGCGGGGCGGAGGAGGAGACGGCCCTCGCGGTCGCCGACGCGGCGATGGTCGCGGCCGCCGTCCGGGCCCGCTCGGCGGACCCGGAGGGTGCGGTCATCGGGGCCAGCGAGGAGAGCGTCCTCGACACCCTCGGCGGGCCGCGCGACCTCGTCCGCATCTCCCACGCCCTGCGGCATTCGCCGGTGGTGGCGGCCGTCCGCCGGCAGGTCGCGCTGACGGGCGGCGGCCCGGCCTGA
- a CDS encoding helix-turn-helix transcriptional regulator: protein MTDGFPAPVAVANAPLAATVTRVAELAGKMGHDLNKVFDLRRLSEASGVPADVVRTLLDGRPAGEPCLQTRFLQRLDLLRRTRLKPNGRRYTQQEIADGAAMSRQQAGALINGDRRPTMEHCDAIQRFFGVHAGFLTAHDADALTDALQRTEQQLLQDYAGRARETVPAPAASTGDPLARLLQNHGVRGIAWRAAQLPSDKHRDKVTEWLDMLLESVKPNES, encoded by the coding sequence GTGACAGACGGCTTCCCGGCTCCCGTCGCGGTGGCCAACGCGCCCCTGGCAGCCACCGTCACGCGCGTCGCCGAACTCGCGGGCAAGATGGGCCACGACCTGAACAAGGTCTTCGACCTGCGCCGCCTCTCCGAGGCCTCCGGCGTCCCCGCCGACGTGGTCAGGACCCTGCTGGACGGCCGGCCCGCCGGCGAGCCCTGCCTGCAGACCCGATTCCTCCAGCGCCTCGACCTGCTCCGGCGCACCCGGTTGAAACCGAACGGACGCCGCTACACGCAGCAGGAGATCGCGGACGGCGCCGCCATGTCGCGGCAGCAGGCGGGCGCCCTGATCAACGGCGACCGCAGGCCCACCATGGAGCACTGCGACGCGATCCAGCGCTTCTTCGGTGTCCACGCCGGCTTCCTCACCGCGCACGACGCCGACGCCCTCACCGACGCGCTGCAGCGGACCGAACAGCAGCTGCTCCAGGACTACGCCGGCCGCGCGCGCGAAACCGTACCCGCCCCGGCCGCATCGACCGGCGATCCGCTGGCAAGACTTCTCCAGAACCACGGCGTCCGGGGCATCGCCTGGCGCGCCGCCCAACTGCCGAGCGACAAACACCGGGACAAGGTGACCGAATGGCTGGACATGCTCCTCGAAAGCGTCAAACCGAATGAATCCTGA
- a CDS encoding 6-phospho-beta-glucosidase — translation MRLTILGGGGFRVPLVYGALLGDHAEGRVSHVTLYDEDPARLGAMARVLADQAAASTASDAPAVTATGDLDEALRGADFVFSAIRVGGLAGRAADERVALAEGVLGQETVGAGGIAYGLRTVPVAREIARRIARTAPEAWVINFTNPAGLVTEAMAEELGDRVIGICDSPVGLGRRLARLLGARPEEAWIDYVGLNHLGWVRGLRIGGRDELPRLLADTGALESFEEGRLFGAEWLRSLGAVPNEYLHYYYFNRDTVRAYTEAKQTRGAFLRDQQRGFYAEAGRADRPAGAALAAWDRTRAEREATYMAENREAAGLGERDESDLESGGYEKVALALMRAIARDERATLILNVPNRGVLSVLDARAVIEVPCLVDANGAHPVAVDPLPLHAVGLVTSVKAVEREVLAAAASGSRADAVKAFALHPLVDSVGVARRLLDGYAAEHPGLAYLR, via the coding sequence GTGCGGCTGACCATCCTCGGCGGAGGCGGATTCCGGGTTCCGCTCGTCTACGGAGCACTCCTCGGCGACCACGCAGAGGGCCGGGTGTCCCATGTGACGCTGTACGACGAGGACCCTGCCCGGCTCGGCGCCATGGCCCGGGTGCTCGCCGACCAGGCGGCCGCCTCCACAGCGTCCGACGCCCCGGCCGTCACCGCCACCGGCGACCTCGACGAGGCCCTGCGCGGGGCGGACTTCGTCTTCTCCGCCATCCGCGTCGGCGGACTCGCCGGACGCGCCGCCGACGAGCGGGTCGCCCTGGCCGAGGGTGTTCTGGGCCAGGAGACGGTCGGCGCGGGCGGGATCGCGTACGGCCTGCGGACGGTGCCCGTCGCCCGGGAGATCGCGCGCAGGATCGCCCGTACCGCCCCCGAGGCCTGGGTCATCAACTTCACCAACCCGGCCGGGCTGGTCACCGAGGCCATGGCCGAGGAGCTCGGCGACCGCGTGATCGGGATCTGCGACTCGCCGGTGGGGCTCGGCCGGCGCCTCGCCCGGCTGCTGGGGGCCCGGCCCGAAGAGGCCTGGATCGACTACGTCGGCCTCAACCACCTGGGCTGGGTCCGCGGGCTGCGCATCGGCGGCCGCGACGAACTGCCCCGCCTGCTGGCCGACACCGGGGCGTTGGAGTCCTTCGAGGAGGGCCGGCTGTTCGGGGCCGAGTGGCTGCGCTCGCTCGGCGCGGTCCCGAACGAGTACCTGCACTACTACTACTTCAACCGTGACACCGTACGGGCGTACACGGAGGCGAAGCAGACCCGCGGCGCGTTCCTGCGCGACCAGCAGCGCGGGTTCTACGCCGAGGCGGGCCGGGCGGACCGGCCGGCCGGGGCGGCACTGGCCGCCTGGGACCGGACCAGGGCCGAGCGGGAGGCCACGTACATGGCCGAAAACCGCGAGGCGGCGGGCCTGGGCGAGCGCGACGAGAGCGATCTGGAGTCCGGCGGGTACGAAAAGGTCGCGCTCGCGCTGATGCGGGCCATCGCCCGGGACGAGCGGGCCACGCTGATCCTCAACGTCCCGAACCGCGGGGTGCTGTCCGTGCTCGACGCACGAGCGGTCATCGAAGTGCCCTGCCTGGTCGACGCGAACGGCGCCCACCCGGTGGCCGTGGACCCGCTGCCGCTGCACGCGGTGGGCCTGGTGACCTCCGTCAAGGCGGTCGAGCGGGAGGTCCTCGCGGCCGCCGCGAGCGGCTCTCGGGCCGATGCCGTCAAGGCCTTCGCGCTGCACCCGCTGGTGGACTCCGTCGGGGTGGCCCGGCGGCTCCTCGACGGGTACGCCGCCGAGCACCCGGGCCTCGCCTACCTGCGCTGA
- a CDS encoding toxin-antitoxin system, toxin component: MSIGREQRRLCGELVAGLRLTAPAEPVDLYAALCEGMSRHRGRRVDFRMASFPPGTASGLWLDMADRDLVVIEERTAPDHQLVILGHELWHMKAGHCSHHVDGAAVAARMLSDEADLGETVRSVAARTRADVSEETEAETFGLLLGSRCRNWLAGSTGHRAPAQRDQLAGRIEASLGYRGHRNDR; encoded by the coding sequence GTGAGCATAGGCAGAGAGCAGCGCCGGTTGTGCGGCGAACTGGTGGCCGGGCTCCGGCTGACCGCGCCCGCGGAACCCGTGGACCTCTACGCCGCCCTCTGCGAGGGCATGAGCAGGCACCGCGGCCGCCGGGTGGACTTCCGGATGGCCTCGTTCCCGCCGGGGACGGCCAGCGGCCTGTGGCTCGACATGGCGGACCGCGACCTGGTGGTCATCGAGGAACGCACGGCGCCCGACCACCAGCTGGTCATCCTGGGTCACGAGCTGTGGCACATGAAGGCCGGCCACTGCAGCCACCACGTCGACGGAGCCGCCGTCGCCGCCCGGATGCTGTCCGACGAGGCCGACCTCGGCGAGACCGTCCGGAGCGTCGCCGCGCGCACGCGCGCCGACGTCTCGGAGGAGACCGAGGCGGAGACGTTCGGTTTACTGCTGGGCAGCCGCTGCCGCAACTGGCTCGCCGGTTCCACGGGCCACCGGGCGCCCGCACAGCGTGACCAGTTGGCGGGCCGCATCGAGGCCTCGCTCGGATACCGGGGGCACAGGAACGACCGTTGA
- a CDS encoding MDR family MFS transporter → MRWRGGAVRVRDVTTAPAEAVAAAAPPVLDRRRRNVVFGTIMLGVLLAALDQTIVGTALPTIVADLGGGDHMSWVVTSYLLAETVATVLVGKFGDLFGRKLIFQVSAIVFITGSFLCGLASNMSLLILWRGVQGIGAGGLMVTSMALIADVVPLRERGKYQGAIGAVFGVATVIGPLLGGLFTDHLSWRWAFYVNVPIAILVVVAAARTIPSVRAAGGARIDYLGIALVAAGSGALILATSWGGNEYAWSSGTIIGLFVAGVMALALFCLVETRAAEPMLPMRLFRNQVFTVCSVLSFVVGFAMLGAMTFLPTYLQYVDGDSATVSGVRTLPLVIGLLIASVFSGNVTSKTGRYRIFPIVGCLVMGIGLYLLSRMGPGTGAWLESLYMFVLGAGIGLCMQVLTIAVQNTVDYADLGTATSGVTFFRTLGSSFGTAVFGSIYANSLGPALEKAVEEAARATGADPAQLAEAAQSPQGVHGLDPAAAGPIVEAYAHALHTVFLWTVPVAGIGFVVALFLKQVRLRDTARAASTDMGDGFSSPVASGDSANLLELAVGKLVRNMQPETARAIVNDSDTRLDIAGAWAVMQVELLTRTVGHASLGLIASRRAVPPEVLLPVFDRMTEEGYLSREGTFLTLTPAGQREAATISRAWGDWLGDQLEKDRGRPRSEELRAAADAIAKRLLAEDLGEGYFGHKAPAGV, encoded by the coding sequence ATGCGATGGCGCGGGGGCGCTGTGAGAGTGCGGGATGTGACCACTGCCCCCGCCGAAGCCGTCGCAGCCGCGGCGCCCCCCGTGCTCGACCGGCGGCGGCGCAACGTCGTCTTCGGCACGATCATGCTGGGCGTGCTGCTGGCAGCCCTCGACCAGACGATCGTCGGCACGGCCCTGCCCACGATCGTGGCGGATCTGGGCGGCGGGGACCACATGTCGTGGGTGGTGACCTCCTACCTGCTCGCGGAGACCGTCGCGACGGTGCTGGTGGGCAAGTTCGGCGACCTCTTCGGCCGGAAACTCATCTTCCAGGTCTCGGCGATCGTCTTCATCACCGGCTCGTTCCTGTGCGGCCTGGCGAGCAACATGTCCCTGCTCATCCTGTGGCGGGGCGTCCAGGGCATCGGCGCCGGCGGCCTCATGGTCACCTCCATGGCCCTGATCGCCGACGTGGTCCCGCTGCGCGAACGCGGCAAGTACCAGGGCGCGATCGGCGCCGTCTTCGGGGTCGCGACCGTCATCGGACCCCTGCTCGGCGGCCTGTTCACCGACCACCTCAGCTGGCGCTGGGCGTTCTACGTCAACGTCCCGATCGCGATCCTGGTCGTGGTCGCGGCGGCCCGCACGATCCCCTCGGTCCGGGCCGCCGGGGGCGCCCGCATCGACTACCTGGGCATCGCCCTGGTCGCCGCGGGGTCCGGCGCCCTGATCCTGGCCACCAGCTGGGGCGGAAACGAGTACGCCTGGAGCTCGGGGACGATCATCGGGCTCTTCGTGGCCGGCGTCATGGCCCTCGCCCTGTTCTGCCTGGTCGAGACGCGGGCCGCCGAGCCGATGCTGCCGATGAGGCTCTTCCGGAACCAGGTCTTCACGGTCTGCTCGGTGCTCAGCTTCGTCGTCGGCTTCGCCATGCTCGGTGCGATGACGTTCCTGCCGACCTACCTCCAGTACGTGGACGGGGATTCGGCCACGGTCTCGGGCGTACGGACCCTGCCGCTGGTGATCGGCCTGCTGATCGCATCCGTCTTCAGCGGCAACGTCACCAGCAAGACCGGGCGGTACCGGATCTTCCCCATCGTCGGCTGCCTGGTGATGGGCATCGGCCTGTACCTGCTGTCCCGGATGGGCCCCGGCACCGGCGCCTGGCTGGAATCGCTGTACATGTTCGTGCTCGGCGCCGGGATCGGCCTGTGCATGCAGGTCCTGACGATCGCCGTGCAGAACACCGTGGACTACGCCGACCTCGGCACCGCCACGTCCGGCGTCACGTTCTTCCGTACGCTCGGCAGCTCGTTCGGCACCGCCGTCTTCGGCTCCATCTACGCCAACAGCCTGGGCCCCGCGCTGGAGAAGGCCGTCGAGGAGGCCGCCCGGGCCACCGGGGCCGACCCGGCACAGCTGGCCGAGGCGGCCCAGAGCCCCCAAGGGGTCCACGGGCTCGACCCGGCGGCGGCGGGCCCGATCGTCGAGGCGTACGCGCACGCGCTGCACACGGTGTTCTTGTGGACGGTGCCCGTGGCCGGGATCGGCTTCGTCGTCGCGCTCTTCCTCAAGCAGGTCCGGCTGCGCGACACCGCCCGGGCGGCCTCGACGGACATGGGCGACGGCTTCTCCTCGCCCGTCGCCTCCGGAGACTCGGCCAACCTGCTGGAGCTGGCGGTCGGAAAGCTCGTGCGGAACATGCAACCGGAGACGGCCCGCGCCATCGTGAACGACTCGGACACCCGGCTGGACATCGCCGGCGCCTGGGCGGTGATGCAGGTCGAACTCCTGACCCGCACGGTGGGCCACGCGAGCCTCGGACTCATCGCCTCGCGCCGCGCCGTGCCCCCGGAGGTCCTGCTGCCCGTCTTCGACCGGATGACGGAGGAGGGGTACCTGAGCCGCGAGGGCACCTTCCTCACCCTCACCCCGGCGGGGCAGCGGGAGGCGGCGACCATCTCCAGGGCATGGGGTGACTGGCTCGGCGACCAGCTGGAGAAGGACCGCGGCCGCCCGCGGAGCGAGGAGCTGCGGGCGGCGGCCGACGCGATCGCGAAGCGGCTGCTCGCGGAGGACCTGGGCGAGGGCTACTTCGGGCACAAGGCGCCCGCGGGGGTGTGA